From Micromonospora rifamycinica, a single genomic window includes:
- a CDS encoding biotin/lipoyl-binding carrier protein, giving the protein MAEEIRAEMVANVWKVVASTGDSVSEGDTLVILESMKMEIPVLAESDGVVEQLAVNEGDVVQDGDLIAVIG; this is encoded by the coding sequence ATGGCCGAGGAGATCCGCGCCGAGATGGTGGCCAACGTGTGGAAGGTCGTGGCGTCGACCGGGGACAGCGTGTCGGAGGGGGACACGCTGGTGATCCTGGAGTCGATGAAGATGGAGATCCCGGTCCTCGCCGAGTCCGACGGCGTGGTCGAGCAGCTCGCGGTCAACGAGGGCGACGTGGTGCAGGACGGTGACCTGATCGCGGTGATCGGTTGA
- a CDS encoding GNAT family N-acetyltransferase has protein sequence MPGDRSAGLLVRRAVPAEFAAVARLTVAAYEADGQLKGENGYGVTLADVATRAAEGEVLVAVDRTTGVVLGSVTFVLPGSPYAELSAPGEAEFRMLAVDPAAQGRGAGVALVRACLSRAAAQGCSAVVICVRSGLAEAAHRLYAGLGFARTPDRDWSPLPGVDLLALRYDLTGGPA, from the coding sequence ATCCCCGGCGACCGGTCGGCCGGGCTGCTGGTCCGGCGGGCGGTGCCGGCCGAGTTCGCGGCGGTGGCCCGGCTGACCGTCGCCGCGTACGAGGCCGACGGCCAGCTCAAGGGCGAGAACGGCTACGGGGTGACGCTGGCCGACGTGGCGACCCGGGCGGCGGAGGGTGAGGTCCTGGTCGCCGTCGACCGGACGACCGGGGTGGTGCTCGGCTCGGTCACCTTCGTGCTGCCCGGCAGCCCGTACGCGGAGTTGTCCGCGCCGGGCGAGGCGGAGTTCCGGATGCTGGCGGTGGACCCGGCCGCCCAGGGGCGGGGTGCGGGTGTGGCGCTGGTCCGGGCCTGCCTGTCCCGGGCCGCCGCACAGGGCTGCTCGGCGGTGGTCATCTGCGTCCGTAGCGGGCTCGCCGAGGCCGCCCACCGGTTGTACGCGGGGCTCGGCTTCGCCCGCACCCCGGACCGGGACTGGTCGCCGCTGCCGGGCGTCGACCTGCTCGCCCTGCGCTACGACCTGACCGGCGGGCCGGCCTGA